A single genomic interval of uncultured Pseudodesulfovibrio sp. harbors:
- a CDS encoding glycosyltransferase family 9 protein yields the protein MADKRPILILQMQRMGDLILSYPLMIWLARQYPGHPIFVAAEETFYKPLMPLSPAVTFFPWAGASVLKQHSYELVVNLSIQEKAALLAGEVTADKKIGPVQTTDGNRFVHGDWQLYRTSLVKNNLYNRYHWAELNALDVIPYADIAATRFDTPRTLPTDVNKIGLFLGASEKSKRPSEPFWASLVQELLSRGLRPILFGGPAEKELGNAVVKLSKAPVLNLCGTLGLDELGAAGQTLALFITPDTGPMHLAAWTGLKCLNLSMGNVNPWETGPYQPGHFILRADMDCAKGCWQCTRSRLHCHDPFVPARIAALAARMAAGDTQDKLAKMRLPGLTLFQTGKGETGLYHMKRLDNAPPDDERLISRFWQRFFGSRFGLWQNTEAKKAWARLAQSCPEKAEALLDCIPKTSRQFTHGIKTGSLLDTSFWTSAPPVARPFTGYIQMMLENGDYSRDAWRDAMVHLEALINACR from the coding sequence ATGGCGGACAAGCGGCCCATACTCATACTTCAGATGCAGCGGATGGGAGACCTCATCCTGTCCTACCCGCTCATGATCTGGCTCGCGCGGCAATATCCCGGCCACCCCATTTTCGTGGCAGCCGAGGAAACCTTCTACAAGCCGCTCATGCCCCTGTCCCCTGCCGTGACCTTTTTTCCGTGGGCCGGAGCTTCCGTCCTCAAACAGCATTCCTATGAACTGGTCGTGAACCTGAGCATTCAGGAAAAAGCGGCCCTGCTCGCAGGAGAAGTCACGGCAGACAAAAAAATCGGCCCGGTCCAGACTACCGACGGCAACCGGTTCGTTCACGGCGACTGGCAGCTTTATCGGACCTCGCTGGTCAAAAACAACCTGTACAATCGGTACCACTGGGCCGAACTCAACGCACTGGACGTCATCCCGTATGCGGACATCGCAGCCACCCGTTTCGACACGCCGCGCACCCTGCCGACCGACGTGAACAAGATCGGTCTGTTTCTCGGGGCAAGCGAAAAGTCAAAGCGGCCTTCGGAGCCGTTCTGGGCCTCACTGGTTCAGGAACTGCTCAGCCGGGGCCTGCGTCCGATTCTCTTTGGCGGCCCTGCGGAAAAGGAGCTGGGCAATGCCGTGGTCAAACTGTCCAAGGCACCGGTTCTCAATCTGTGCGGCACACTGGGGCTGGATGAACTCGGTGCCGCGGGACAGACACTCGCCCTCTTCATCACGCCGGACACCGGCCCCATGCATCTGGCAGCGTGGACAGGCCTCAAATGCCTGAACCTCTCCATGGGCAACGTCAATCCGTGGGAAACCGGCCCGTACCAGCCCGGTCATTTCATACTCAGGGCAGACATGGACTGTGCCAAAGGGTGCTGGCAATGCACGCGCAGCCGCCTGCACTGCCACGACCCGTTCGTCCCCGCACGCATCGCCGCCCTTGCCGCGCGCATGGCAGCGGGCGACACGCAGGACAAACTCGCCAAGATGCGCCTCCCCGGCCTGACGCTCTTTCAGACCGGCAAGGGAGAGACCGGCCTGTATCATATGAAACGGCTGGACAACGCCCCGCCGGATGACGAACGCCTCATTTCGCGTTTCTGGCAACGGTTCTTCGGCAGCAGATTCGGCCTGTGGCAGAATACCGAAGCTAAAAAGGCCTGGGCACGACTTGCACAGTCTTGCCCTGAAAAGGCGGAAGCCCTGCTCGACTGCATCCCCAAAACAAGCCGTCAGTTTACACACGGCATCAAGACCGGTTCCCTGCTCGACACATCATTCTGGACCTCGGCTCCGCCAGTGGCCCGTCCTTTCACCGGCTACATCCAGATGATGCTGGAAAACGGGGACTATTCACGGGACGCATGGCGTGATGCCATGGTCCACCTTGAAGCCCTCATCAACGCCTGCCGCTAA
- a CDS encoding flagellar hook-length control protein FliK produces the protein MQNIPGIALEKAQEQLKTVRISSVKKDEQQQLFADLFDQHSSKVEKELALSPVETKDKMLDTAPVASNEKESNVNATNIEAPPKEETPEEDAMHGREERMTKEEFEEVRDDLEEYGMSEKEISELEERVESEEGLTWGQFVSVVAHKMSDMKKVSLTDQQKDDLNSFFAKFGFTSKQSAKLIGQLEKGEHDKVMQALQAKIDAMPQNKNLMIRKEEVEAFSAAMNFSKEFTSKLKEMFGQNTLGKDVKEAFTMIRQEMAQMDAKDEKLVMAVGKTFAAAMGKKVKDTTAAKDIKEAVDLKPRVGEEDAKAHLKENFKEAVSDRKDAMTDAQAKKTDQKAVPQKAETDPDAAEQQAENDTDESWNNFFGKLKDDSGQGADNPLLFKAKTTDQTIKTGLAEAMNVSKDSGKNWEKVSAPKVMRQVDDAFIKTLSNGTKQLTVQLTPENLGKLNIMLQVNGKEVNAVIRAESADAAKIIAENIDQIKSSLENQGLKVEKLEVQTGMTGGQGDRNWFGQEEHNLAREREVMTAMRNHMKAMRGENAEMAQDVQSRVRQAIHADHGLYVIA, from the coding sequence ATGCAAAATATTCCCGGCATCGCCTTGGAGAAGGCTCAGGAACAGCTCAAGACCGTACGTATTTCCTCGGTCAAGAAGGACGAACAGCAGCAGTTGTTCGCCGATCTGTTCGACCAGCATTCCAGCAAGGTCGAGAAAGAACTTGCACTGTCTCCGGTGGAAACCAAGGACAAAATGCTCGACACCGCACCAGTCGCTTCCAATGAAAAGGAAAGCAACGTCAACGCGACAAACATCGAAGCGCCTCCAAAGGAAGAGACTCCTGAAGAGGATGCCATGCATGGTCGCGAAGAGCGCATGACCAAGGAAGAATTCGAAGAGGTCAGGGACGACCTTGAAGAATACGGCATGTCCGAAAAGGAAATCTCCGAACTGGAAGAACGGGTCGAGAGCGAAGAAGGCCTCACCTGGGGGCAGTTCGTTTCCGTGGTCGCACACAAGATGTCGGACATGAAAAAGGTCTCGTTGACGGACCAGCAGAAGGACGATCTCAACTCATTCTTTGCCAAGTTCGGATTCACTTCCAAGCAGTCGGCCAAGCTCATCGGACAGCTCGAAAAGGGCGAACATGACAAGGTCATGCAGGCGTTGCAGGCAAAGATCGACGCCATGCCGCAGAACAAGAATCTCATGATTCGCAAGGAAGAGGTCGAAGCCTTTTCCGCGGCCATGAATTTCTCGAAGGAGTTCACTTCCAAGCTCAAGGAAATGTTCGGCCAGAACACCTTGGGCAAGGACGTCAAGGAAGCCTTCACCATGATCCGCCAGGAAATGGCGCAGATGGACGCAAAGGACGAGAAGCTCGTCATGGCCGTAGGCAAGACCTTTGCCGCAGCCATGGGCAAGAAGGTGAAAGACACCACGGCGGCAAAGGACATCAAGGAAGCCGTGGACCTGAAACCCCGCGTCGGCGAAGAGGATGCCAAAGCCCACCTCAAGGAAAATTTCAAGGAAGCCGTGAGTGACCGCAAGGACGCCATGACTGACGCACAGGCGAAGAAAACCGATCAGAAGGCGGTTCCCCAGAAAGCCGAAACCGATCCTGACGCCGCAGAGCAGCAGGCCGAGAACGACACGGACGAATCATGGAACAACTTTTTCGGCAAGCTGAAGGACGACTCCGGACAGGGAGCTGACAATCCGCTCCTTTTCAAGGCCAAAACCACGGACCAGACCATCAAGACAGGCTTGGCCGAGGCGATGAACGTCAGCAAGGATTCGGGGAAGAACTGGGAAAAAGTTTCCGCCCCCAAGGTCATGAGACAGGTCGATGATGCCTTCATAAAGACCCTGTCGAACGGCACCAAGCAGCTCACCGTGCAGCTCACCCCGGAAAATCTCGGCAAGCTGAACATCATGCTTCAAGTGAACGGCAAGGAAGTCAACGCAGTTATCCGGGCAGAAAGCGCGGACGCGGCAAAGATCATCGCCGAGAACATAGACCAGATCAAAAGCTCTCTTGAAAATCAGGGGCTTAAAGTTGAAAAGCTGGAAGTCCAGACAGGCATGACAGGCGGTCAGGGAGACCGAAACTGGTTCGGGCAGGAAGAGCACAATCTCGCTCGCGAACGGGAAGTCATGACCGCCATGCGGAATCACATGAAGGCAATGCGCGGCGAAAACGCCGAAATGGCCCAGGACGTGCAAAGTAGAGTTCGGCAGGCAATTCATGCCGACCACGGATTGTACGTTATCGCTTAA
- a CDS encoding flagellar hook assembly protein FlgD, producing the protein MGYVDSTGQILGSQESRLAASNTPQHKSSMDQDSFLTILVAQLTHQDPLSPMEDQDMTGQLAQFSSLEQLTNINNNIKGLSTSMQQTDMLSAVSFIGKEVKAEGYKISMNEGNASTIYYGFGEPVSKIMMNIYDDDGAIVRTVELGSKEAGTYQYEWDGRNEAGTKLPDGTYGIGILGQDKDGKSVMIQTEISGRVDAVVNESGTQYLRLQDGRFISFANIKEVVDPGAESVTDPEESTEEE; encoded by the coding sequence ATGGGTTACGTAGACAGCACAGGACAAATTCTCGGCTCACAGGAGTCGCGGCTCGCGGCCTCCAATACGCCGCAGCACAAATCCAGCATGGATCAGGACTCTTTCCTGACCATTCTGGTCGCACAGCTGACACATCAGGACCCCCTCAGTCCGATGGAAGATCAGGACATGACCGGGCAGTTGGCCCAGTTCTCCAGCCTTGAGCAGTTGACCAACATCAACAACAACATCAAGGGCCTGAGCACGTCCATGCAGCAGACCGACATGCTTTCCGCCGTCAGCTTCATCGGCAAGGAAGTCAAGGCCGAGGGTTACAAGATCAGCATGAACGAAGGCAACGCGTCCACCATCTACTACGGATTCGGTGAACCTGTTTCCAAAATCATGATGAACATCTACGACGACGACGGCGCCATTGTCCGTACCGTGGAACTCGGCAGCAAGGAAGCCGGCACCTATCAGTACGAATGGGACGGCAGGAACGAAGCCGGAACCAAGCTGCCCGACGGCACCTACGGCATCGGTATCCTCGGTCAGGACAAGGACGGCAAGTCCGTCATGATTCAAACGGAAATTTCAGGAAGGGTCGACGCCGTGGTCAACGAAAGCGGCACCCAGTACCTGCGTCTTCAGGACGGTCGTTTCATCAGCTTCGCCAACATCAAGGAAGTCGTTGATCCGGGCGCGGAAAGCGTCACCGATCCGGAAGAGTCAACAGAAGAAGAATAG
- a CDS encoding flagellar hook-basal body complex protein produces the protein MGLGASLYSGITGLTVHSERMTVIGNNLANVNTTGFKGSRMHFEDLLSQDYATVNGVGQVGRGVRVSSVFSDFGQGSFETSTESTDIAISGNGFFMVSPQGEEDKFYTRAGDFRFNNDGYLVDPHGYILQGWEVEQTTTSVSTTATSSASNPSQTRIIGTPTDIRMENFQSPPKATNKVEIVTNLDPSQTSRANWGANPYFALMNQWDGTADVPLASTQYAYSTTLKVYDDIGTAQNLTVYFDQVTLSNAGGDTVWEYIVTCNPAADKRVLSGADGQLTDIGQGLTQAAGLLMTGTMTFTTGTLSSMSAYTLKSNGGNYGGPKNLNNWSLADFSTGGMPVFTANFLGKSNASTAEAANATPIQLSFGMNNKDLSSSGGAWTKGWDVSRGSLNRTAAAIGTRVSNAGWLPGFKDASVGALTSQSFDTGGSSTLFQSQDGYSAGILQNTSVSRDGVLTGHYSNGQVLELYAITLATFTNQHGLRREGGNLFKETRDSGPALTGQAGSAGKGTVDGNSLELSNVDMATEFVRMITTQRGFQANTKVITSTDSMLGEVIAMKR, from the coding sequence ATGGGTTTAGGAGCATCATTGTATTCGGGCATCACCGGCCTCACGGTGCACTCCGAACGAATGACGGTCATCGGCAACAACCTTGCCAACGTCAACACCACCGGGTTCAAAGGCTCACGCATGCATTTCGAGGATCTGCTGAGTCAGGACTACGCCACGGTCAACGGCGTCGGTCAGGTCGGTCGCGGTGTTCGCGTATCATCAGTTTTTTCCGACTTCGGACAGGGCTCCTTCGAGACCTCCACCGAAAGCACGGACATAGCCATTTCAGGCAACGGGTTCTTCATGGTCTCCCCGCAGGGCGAGGAAGACAAATTCTACACCCGTGCGGGTGATTTCCGATTCAACAACGACGGCTACCTGGTCGACCCCCACGGCTACATCCTTCAGGGATGGGAAGTGGAACAGACCACTACCAGCGTTTCCACCACGGCAACCTCTTCCGCATCGAATCCGAGCCAGACCCGAATCATCGGCACACCCACCGATATTCGCATGGAAAACTTCCAGTCGCCGCCCAAGGCGACCAACAAGGTGGAAATCGTCACCAACCTTGACCCGTCACAGACAAGCCGGGCCAACTGGGGTGCCAATCCCTATTTCGCATTGATGAATCAGTGGGACGGCACAGCTGATGTTCCGCTGGCCTCCACGCAGTACGCATACTCCACCACTCTGAAGGTGTATGACGACATCGGTACCGCCCAGAACCTGACCGTGTATTTCGATCAGGTCACACTGAGCAACGCCGGTGGCGACACTGTCTGGGAATACATCGTCACCTGCAACCCGGCAGCAGACAAACGCGTTCTCTCCGGAGCCGATGGACAGCTCACGGATATCGGCCAAGGTCTCACGCAGGCAGCAGGCCTGCTCATGACCGGAACAATGACGTTCACCACGGGTACTCTTTCAAGCATGAGCGCATACACGCTCAAGTCCAACGGCGGCAATTACGGCGGCCCCAAGAACCTGAACAACTGGAGTCTGGCGGACTTCTCTACCGGAGGCATGCCCGTATTCACGGCAAACTTCCTCGGAAAATCGAACGCGAGTACCGCGGAAGCCGCCAACGCCACACCGATACAGCTCAGCTTCGGCATGAACAACAAGGATCTGTCGAGCAGCGGCGGTGCATGGACAAAGGGCTGGGATGTCAGCCGAGGTTCTCTGAATCGAACTGCGGCTGCCATTGGGACCAGGGTAAGCAACGCAGGCTGGCTGCCCGGTTTCAAGGACGCCTCCGTCGGCGCGCTCACTTCCCAGAGCTTCGACACGGGTGGTTCCTCAACCCTGTTCCAGAGCCAGGACGGCTACTCCGCAGGTATCCTGCAAAATACTTCCGTCTCCCGCGACGGCGTGCTCACCGGCCACTACTCGAACGGCCAGGTGCTCGAACTCTACGCCATCACACTGGCCACGTTCACCAACCAGCACGGCCTGCGCCGCGAAGGTGGTAACCTGTTCAAGGAAACCCGCGACTCCGGTCCGGCCCTCACCGGTCAGGCAGGCAGCGCAGGCAAGGGAACCGTTGACGGCAACTCCCTTGAGCTGTCCAACGTGGACATGGCAACGGAATTCGTGCGTATGATCACGACCCAGCGCGGTTTCCAGGCCAACACCAAGGTAATAACAAGTACGGACTCAATGCTGGGCGAAGTCATCGCCATGAAGCGTTAG
- a CDS encoding flagellin, which translates to MSLVINHNLMAMNAQRNLSDHYGRLGVSTRRLSSGLRVGTAADDAAGLAIRELMRSEVSSLHQGIRNASDAISLIQTADGALQVIDEKLIRMKELAMQASTGTYNSDQRLIIDSEYQAMSSEITRIANATDFNGIHLLNGNLSGTSSASHNGRGLHSTGPLKIHFGTGNDSSEDYYYIAIQGSTASAFGLGHNAAAKTGTAAEDINAGKCISTQALAQSAMEAINQAIISKDKIRANLGSMQNRLENTITNLEIQAENLQAAESRISDVDVAQEMTEFVRNQILTQSAVAMLAQANSLPRMAMQLIGG; encoded by the coding sequence ATGTCTTTAGTCATTAACCATAACCTCATGGCGATGAACGCCCAGAGAAACCTGAGCGACCACTATGGCCGCCTCGGCGTCTCCACTAGGCGTTTGTCATCCGGTCTTCGTGTCGGCACGGCAGCCGATGACGCAGCCGGACTCGCAATTCGCGAACTCATGCGTTCGGAAGTAAGCTCCCTGCATCAGGGCATCCGAAACGCATCCGACGCAATTTCCCTGATCCAGACCGCTGACGGCGCTTTGCAGGTCATCGATGAAAAGCTCATCCGAATGAAAGAACTCGCGATGCAGGCTTCCACCGGTACCTACAACTCCGACCAGCGACTGATCATTGACTCCGAGTATCAGGCGATGTCCTCGGAGATCACACGTATTGCCAACGCAACCGACTTCAACGGAATTCATCTGCTGAACGGCAATCTTTCCGGCACCTCGTCCGCATCCCACAACGGACGCGGGCTGCATTCGACCGGCCCCCTGAAGATTCACTTCGGAACCGGTAACGACAGTTCGGAAGACTACTATTACATCGCCATCCAGGGTTCGACCGCATCCGCCTTCGGTCTTGGGCACAACGCAGCCGCCAAGACCGGCACCGCTGCGGAAGACATCAACGCGGGCAAGTGCATCTCGACTCAGGCTCTTGCACAGAGCGCGATGGAGGCCATCAATCAGGCCATCATTTCGAAGGATAAGATCCGCGCCAACCTCGGTTCCATGCAGAACCGCCTGGAAAATACCATCACCAACCTGGAAATCCAGGCCGAGAACCTGCAAGCTGCCGAATCCCGCATTTCCGACGTCGACGTGGCACAGGAAATGACCGAATTCGTCCGCAACCAGATTCTCACCCAGTCCGCTGTCGCCATGCTGGCACAGGCCAACTCCCTGCCGAGGATGGCCATGCAGCTTATCGGCGGCTAG
- the rnc gene encoding ribonuclease III has translation MDTNDLQKCIHHRFEQVKLLETALTHSSYANEQEGDGDNERLEFLGDAVLELCISEEGYKRFPCAPEGQLTRIRSELVKEKSLAGLAHELELHKYIRLGKGEELQGGRERDALLADTFEAVMGAVFLDGGFEIAKETVLRIFSSKWPEKAMLPEAKDYKSRLQEVAQERFRDRPVYVLAGTTGPEHEKVFEVKATLPTGKAFHGSGTSVKRAEQDAARQALEYLTK, from the coding sequence ATGGATACCAATGACCTGCAGAAATGTATCCACCATAGGTTTGAGCAAGTCAAGCTGCTTGAAACGGCTTTGACGCATAGTTCATACGCCAATGAACAGGAGGGCGACGGCGATAATGAGCGCCTCGAATTCCTGGGCGATGCCGTACTGGAGCTATGTATTTCCGAAGAAGGATACAAGCGTTTCCCGTGTGCACCCGAAGGCCAGTTGACGCGAATCCGTTCGGAACTGGTCAAGGAAAAAAGTTTGGCTGGGCTGGCTCATGAGTTGGAGCTGCACAAGTATATCCGGTTGGGCAAGGGGGAGGAATTGCAGGGCGGACGTGAACGCGACGCACTGCTGGCCGATACCTTCGAGGCGGTTATGGGCGCGGTGTTTCTGGATGGCGGCTTTGAAATCGCCAAGGAAACGGTCTTGCGGATTTTCAGCTCCAAGTGGCCGGAAAAGGCCATGCTTCCGGAAGCCAAGGACTACAAGAGCCGGTTGCAGGAAGTGGCGCAGGAAAGGTTTCGTGACCGGCCTGTGTACGTGCTGGCCGGAACAACCGGTCCCGAGCATGAGAAAGTCTTCGAGGTGAAAGCGACTCTGCCCACTGGCAAGGCTTTTCACGGCAGCGGCACAAGCGTCAAACGCGCTGAGCAGGATGCTGCCCGACAGGCTCTGGAATACCTCACCAAATAG
- a CDS encoding acetate--CoA ligase family protein produces MLSNANLRPLLSPDSIAVVGASRNPGKLGHVIMSNMMQAGYKGKLFPVNPAGGKILELETFASTEDLPQPPDLGIIVLPREKVLQAMKDLIKAQVSAICVITAGFRETGRDGFELEMKMAELARRRKVTLLGPNSLGLINTQIGLDATIAQARPQSGSIAFFSQSGALCSAILDWADGEEIGFSKFLSLGNKAGLSEADVLEALGEDKQTKVIIGYLESVDDGEKFLRKARIVTEKKPVIMIKAGTTQAGARATSSHTGSMAGDVEASTAALRQAGIIQVHDLESLFDLARAFSEQPLPQGPNLTVVTNSGGPGILAADACEDAGLHLARPSQKTLTTLTEKLPPFAAIYNPIDIIGDAGADRYRATLEAVAKDEFTHSILTLLTPTASAEIVETAQAIIDVEKDCDKPMFACFMGDQRIGPGRDMLIKAGIPCYAYPEPAVRAIEAMHDHYRWLNRPYPVEVCFRRDKGKAQKIIRKNRKLGLNELPFSDAMDIAAAYELPVPETRLVRTSDQAVRAAKKLGYPVALKIVSPHIQHRSDVDGVAINLHTPREVRDAWLDITTRTQRKRPDAYIEGCLVQTMGPIKTRAVVVRFIQDPQFGPLISFSLGGPSAEVLGDISYRLAPLTLQDAQDIVREIKSFPLLRGARGEEPVSLAAIEDILLSMSQMASDFPEIQEAELDPVLVDKEGAFVTDLRLTIG; encoded by the coding sequence ATGCTTTCAAACGCCAACCTTCGTCCCCTGCTCAGTCCCGATTCCATCGCCGTTGTCGGCGCATCGAGAAATCCGGGTAAACTTGGTCACGTCATTATGTCCAACATGATGCAGGCAGGGTACAAGGGGAAATTGTTTCCCGTCAATCCCGCAGGCGGGAAAATCCTCGAACTCGAAACATTTGCTTCCACCGAGGACCTGCCCCAGCCACCGGACCTCGGCATCATCGTGCTCCCGCGCGAAAAAGTCCTTCAGGCCATGAAGGACCTGATCAAGGCGCAGGTCAGCGCCATCTGCGTCATCACCGCCGGATTCCGTGAAACCGGCCGCGACGGTTTCGAACTGGAAATGAAAATGGCCGAACTGGCACGCCGCAGAAAAGTCACCCTGCTCGGCCCCAATTCACTCGGTCTCATCAATACGCAGATCGGCCTTGACGCCACCATCGCGCAGGCTCGCCCACAAAGCGGTTCCATCGCCTTCTTCTCCCAGTCCGGCGCACTCTGCTCCGCCATTCTCGACTGGGCCGACGGTGAGGAAATCGGCTTTTCCAAATTCCTGAGCCTCGGCAACAAGGCAGGCCTGTCAGAAGCGGACGTGCTCGAAGCCCTCGGGGAAGACAAACAGACAAAAGTCATCATCGGCTATCTCGAAAGCGTCGACGACGGCGAAAAATTTCTACGCAAGGCGCGCATCGTCACCGAGAAGAAACCCGTCATCATGATCAAGGCGGGTACCACGCAGGCCGGTGCTCGGGCCACGTCAAGCCACACAGGTTCCATGGCGGGCGACGTGGAAGCGTCCACTGCCGCACTCCGGCAGGCAGGCATCATTCAAGTCCACGACCTCGAATCCCTTTTCGACCTTGCACGGGCGTTTTCCGAACAGCCCCTTCCGCAAGGACCGAACCTCACCGTGGTCACCAATTCCGGCGGCCCCGGCATTCTGGCCGCAGACGCCTGCGAAGACGCGGGCCTGCATCTCGCCCGTCCGTCACAGAAGACGCTGACCACCCTGACCGAAAAGCTGCCGCCGTTCGCCGCCATCTACAATCCCATCGACATCATCGGGGACGCCGGAGCCGACCGCTACCGCGCCACGCTGGAGGCCGTTGCCAAGGACGAGTTCACCCACTCCATCCTGACCCTGCTCACGCCCACGGCATCCGCGGAAATAGTGGAAACGGCACAGGCGATCATCGATGTGGAAAAAGACTGCGACAAACCCATGTTCGCCTGTTTCATGGGCGACCAGCGCATCGGCCCCGGACGCGACATGCTGATCAAAGCGGGCATTCCCTGCTATGCCTATCCCGAACCCGCGGTCCGGGCCATTGAAGCCATGCACGACCATTACCGCTGGCTCAACCGCCCTTATCCGGTAGAAGTCTGCTTCCGCCGCGACAAAGGCAAGGCACAGAAAATCATTCGCAAGAACCGCAAGCTCGGCTTGAACGAACTCCCTTTTTCCGACGCCATGGACATTGCCGCCGCCTACGAACTCCCGGTTCCGGAGACGCGGCTCGTCCGGACCAGCGATCAAGCCGTACGTGCGGCCAAGAAGCTCGGCTATCCCGTGGCGCTCAAGATCGTCTCCCCGCATATCCAGCATCGCAGTGACGTGGACGGCGTGGCCATCAACCTGCACACCCCGAGGGAAGTACGGGACGCATGGCTCGACATCACGACCCGCACCCAGCGCAAACGCCCCGACGCCTACATCGAAGGCTGTCTGGTGCAGACCATGGGACCGATCAAGACCCGCGCCGTGGTCGTCCGGTTCATTCAGGACCCGCAGTTCGGTCCGTTGATTTCGTTCAGTCTGGGCGGCCCGTCCGCCGAAGTGCTCGGAGACATCAGTTACCGGCTCGCCCCGCTGACATTGCAGGACGCGCAGGACATCGTACGCGAGATCAAGTCGTTCCCGCTCCTGCGCGGCGCGCGCGGCGAGGAACCGGTCAGCCTCGCCGCCATTGAAGATATTTTATTGTCCATGTCTCAAATGGCATCGGATTTCCCCGAGATTCAGGAAGCGGAACTGGATCCGGTTCTAGTGGACAAGGAAGGCGCATTCGTCACCGACCTCCGCTTGACCATCGGCTGA
- a CDS encoding phosphotransacetylase family protein, whose translation MAGLYIGSTTGYSGKNMIVMGLGLRLQKEGFNVGYMKPVGAMPMEVDGKLGDEDAAFVQDVLGVSEDPEAVTPVVVTQDFKVKAFTGKMEGLLDKIVEGYKTVSDSKDVTLVAGSGSMYSGKYCDTDAISVVKKLGIKTVIIDRFQKELKYDYLMVMKEQLGDLLAGVILNDIPPQFMDEVNQMLGPALESKGVKVLGVIPRDPLMGAIKVGDLADRLGGKIISAHNKSERVVESFLIGTMQVENFMTHFRKKKNSAIIVGGDRSDVQLVALEGDCPCLVLTGNLYPNDIILTRSEVLETPIIMVREDTFTVAKKMDDILSRHKLRDAIKIKQGAELVAGNIDFQHLKKELGLK comes from the coding sequence ATGGCAGGTCTCTACATCGGCTCGACTACCGGATATTCAGGCAAGAACATGATCGTCATGGGCCTGGGTCTGCGGCTCCAGAAGGAAGGCTTCAACGTCGGCTACATGAAGCCGGTCGGAGCCATGCCCATGGAAGTCGACGGCAAGCTCGGCGATGAAGACGCCGCATTCGTTCAGGACGTACTCGGCGTGAGCGAAGACCCCGAAGCCGTGACGCCCGTGGTGGTCACTCAGGACTTCAAGGTCAAGGCGTTCACCGGCAAGATGGAAGGCCTTCTCGACAAGATCGTCGAAGGCTACAAGACCGTATCCGACTCAAAGGACGTCACCCTCGTGGCCGGTTCCGGCTCCATGTACTCCGGCAAATACTGCGACACCGACGCAATCTCCGTGGTCAAGAAACTCGGCATCAAGACCGTGATCATCGACCGCTTCCAGAAAGAGCTGAAATACGACTACCTCATGGTCATGAAGGAACAGCTCGGCGACCTGCTGGCAGGCGTCATCCTCAACGACATTCCGCCGCAGTTCATGGACGAAGTGAACCAGATGCTCGGCCCCGCGCTGGAAAGCAAGGGCGTCAAGGTTCTCGGCGTCATCCCGCGTGACCCGCTCATGGGCGCCATCAAGGTCGGCGATCTGGCAGACCGTCTCGGCGGCAAGATCATTTCCGCTCACAACAAGAGCGAGCGCGTCGTGGAATCGTTCCTCATCGGCACCATGCAGGTGGAAAACTTCATGACCCATTTCCGCAAAAAGAAGAACTCCGCCATCATCGTCGGCGGCGACCGGTCCGACGTGCAGCTCGTCGCGCTTGAAGGCGACTGCCCCTGCCTCGTCCTGACCGGCAATCTCTACCCCAACGACATCATCCTCACCCGCTCCGAAGTGCTGGAGACACCGATCATCATGGTCCGCGAAGACACCTTCACGGTCGCCAAGAAGATGGACGACATCCTGTCCCGCCACAAACTGCGCGATGCCATCAAGATCAAGCAGGGCGCGGAACTGGTCGCGGGCAACATCGACTTCCAGCACCTGAAAAAGGAACTGGGCCTGAAATAG